In the Advenella kashmirensis WT001 genome, one interval contains:
- a CDS encoding SDR family oxidoreductase, which yields MKNKCVLVTGATKGIGWAITRRLSDAGAHVVGIARQVSDIDFPGFLYQCDLNDAGHTEEMLRMIREKYPVDAVVNNAGIVLAENLGEVNLSSLYQSYDVNLRAAVQVTQAFVESMKVRREGRIVNIASRAAGGKAGRTSYSASKAALIGCTKTWALELAEYGITVNAVSPGPIETEFFRKGQPAGSEEEKQLLTRVPMKRLGRPEEVAAAVAFLLSDEAAYITGQNLGVDGGASL from the coding sequence TTGAAAAATAAGTGCGTCCTTGTAACTGGTGCGACCAAGGGTATTGGCTGGGCCATTACCCGCCGTCTGAGCGATGCTGGTGCCCATGTGGTCGGTATCGCCCGGCAGGTCAGTGATATTGATTTTCCGGGATTTTTGTATCAGTGCGATTTGAACGATGCGGGCCATACTGAAGAAATGCTGCGCATGATACGCGAAAAATATCCGGTAGATGCTGTGGTCAACAATGCGGGTATCGTGCTGGCGGAAAACCTGGGCGAAGTCAATTTATCTTCGCTGTATCAATCCTATGATGTCAACTTGCGTGCGGCCGTACAGGTGACACAGGCATTTGTCGAGTCAATGAAAGTACGGCGCGAAGGGCGGATAGTCAATATTGCCAGTCGCGCGGCAGGGGGCAAGGCCGGGCGTACCAGCTATTCGGCCTCTAAGGCGGCCTTGATCGGCTGCACCAAAACCTGGGCGCTGGAATTGGCCGAGTATGGCATCACCGTCAATGCAGTCTCGCCCGGCCCCATCGAAACCGAGTTTTTCCGCAAGGGGCAACCGGCTGGCAGCGAAGAAGAAAAGCAACTGCTTACGCGTGTGCCCATGAAGCGCCTTGGGCGTCCTGAAGAGGTTGCGGCCGCGGTGGCCTTTTTGCTCTCTGATGAGGCTGCTTATATTACCGGCCAGAATCTGGGTGTAGACGGCGGCGCATCCTTATAG
- the alr gene encoding alanine racemase: protein MPRPIRAVISQQAMSHNLSVIRQYLDNARQAPVTAADGAQPAPMGATHIWAVIKANAYGHGLETAIGGFAQADGLAMLDLQETERAREAGWQGPLLMLEGFFETRDLPLLQKNRVVSTIHHPEQIRMLQASTLAGPLDVFLKINTGMNRLGFAPQQFDQAHQDLLALQQQGKVGRIGFMTHFADADGAQGAVDVPATVFRDTVGQCQGSISLCNSAAVLRYPQLAVSAADNWVRPGICLYGSSPFANTTGEEFGLRQTMTLQARLLSIQQVKQGQSVGYGSTYTATRDMRIGVVACGYADGYPRSAPSGTPAWVNGVATELAGRVSMDMLTVDLDPIPDAAVGDWVTLWGNNGPHIDEVAAAAGTIAYELLCALAQRVPVHVQYSGESVEK from the coding sequence ATGCCGCGTCCCATCCGGGCAGTGATATCACAACAGGCCATGTCGCACAATCTGAGCGTTATACGGCAGTACCTTGACAATGCCCGGCAAGCCCCGGTAACGGCTGCAGACGGCGCGCAGCCCGCGCCCATGGGCGCAACGCATATCTGGGCCGTGATCAAGGCCAATGCCTATGGCCACGGGCTGGAAACGGCCATTGGCGGCTTTGCGCAGGCCGACGGGCTGGCCATGCTGGATCTGCAGGAAACGGAGCGTGCTCGCGAGGCTGGCTGGCAGGGTCCGTTGCTGATGCTCGAAGGGTTTTTCGAGACGCGCGATCTGCCGCTGCTGCAGAAGAACCGGGTGGTCAGCACCATTCACCATCCCGAGCAGATCCGCATGCTGCAGGCCAGCACCCTGGCCGGGCCGCTGGATGTCTTTCTGAAAATCAATACGGGCATGAACCGGCTGGGCTTTGCGCCACAGCAGTTTGACCAGGCGCATCAGGATTTGCTTGCCTTGCAGCAGCAAGGCAAGGTGGGACGCATTGGATTCATGACGCATTTTGCCGATGCTGACGGCGCACAAGGTGCGGTCGATGTGCCGGCAACGGTCTTTCGCGATACGGTGGGCCAATGCCAGGGCAGCATCAGTCTGTGCAACTCGGCTGCCGTGTTGCGATATCCACAGCTTGCTGTCAGTGCGGCAGACAACTGGGTTCGTCCCGGCATCTGTTTGTATGGCTCATCACCCTTTGCCAATACGACCGGCGAAGAATTCGGACTGCGCCAGACCATGACGCTACAGGCGCGTTTACTCTCGATCCAGCAGGTGAAGCAGGGGCAAAGCGTGGGTTACGGGTCAACCTATACCGCTACGCGCGATATGCGCATTGGCGTGGTGGCCTGTGGCTATGCCGACGGTTATCCACGCAGCGCACCGTCCGGTACGCCGGCATGGGTCAACGGCGTCGCAACTGAGCTGGCGGGCCGCGTGTCAATGGACATGCTCACCGTTGATCTGGACCCGATTCCCGATGCTGCCGTGGGTGACTGGGTAACCCTCTGGGGCAATAACGGCCCGCATATCGATGAGGTTGCCGCAGCCGCGGGTACAATTGCCTATGAACTGCTGTGCGCGCTGGCGCAACGCGTTCCGGTCCATGTTCAATACTCAGGAGAATCCGTTGAAAAATAA
- the hpnC gene encoding squalene synthase HpnC — protein MSVDHYENFPVASILLPRRLRSAVTAIYAFARRADDIADEGQASAQERLAQLDAFDQAVVQLQASDFSATHFENVPQSLFLALQREMHLHQLPVAPLRDLLVAFRQDVRHQPFQNDTDLLDYCRYSANPVGRLLLHLYRVTDESSLRLSDHICSALQLINFWQDIAIDTQRHRYYLPADRLAAHGMTHADLDNRQLNPRWPQLMQENTAFARKILLAGAPLCSRLHGRPGLELRMIVQGGMRILEKIDAVAGDVFDHRPTLNKKDWALIVWRSVRNNYYDT, from the coding sequence ATGTCCGTCGATCATTATGAGAATTTCCCGGTAGCCTCAATATTGCTGCCCCGACGCCTGCGATCAGCGGTCACGGCCATTTATGCCTTTGCCCGACGCGCTGATGATATTGCCGACGAAGGCCAGGCCAGCGCCCAGGAACGCCTGGCTCAGCTCGATGCCTTTGACCAGGCTGTCGTTCAGTTGCAGGCCAGCGATTTTTCAGCAACGCATTTCGAGAATGTGCCGCAGTCCCTTTTTCTTGCCCTGCAACGTGAAATGCACCTGCACCAGTTACCGGTTGCACCCCTGCGCGATCTGCTGGTCGCTTTCCGCCAGGACGTGCGGCACCAGCCGTTTCAGAACGACACGGACCTGCTCGATTACTGCCGCTACTCTGCCAATCCGGTAGGCCGATTGCTGCTGCATCTGTACCGCGTGACAGACGAATCCTCGCTGCGACTATCGGATCATATCTGCAGCGCCCTGCAACTGATTAACTTCTGGCAGGATATCGCGATAGATACGCAACGCCATCGCTATTATCTGCCGGCTGACCGGCTTGCTGCCCACGGCATGACCCATGCGGACCTTGACAACCGGCAACTGAATCCGCGTTGGCCGCAGTTAATGCAGGAAAACACCGCATTTGCACGTAAAATACTGCTTGCCGGTGCACCGCTGTGCTCACGACTGCATGGCCGGCCAGGCCTGGAGCTGCGTATGATCGTCCAGGGTGGCATGCGCATACTGGAAAAAATTGACGCCGTTGCGGGCGACGTCTTTGACCACCGACCAACACTGAATAAAAAAGACTGGGCCCTGATTGTGTGGCGCAGCGTACGAAATAATTATTATGACACCTGA
- a CDS encoding NAD(P)-binding protein, translating to MSLNADHSQPRVAVVGAGWAGLAAAFTLKLAGWHTEVFEQSPVLGGRARKAVIARRGLVLDNGQHLMLGAYRHTLALMQDIGVDSNHALLRLPLQLATLDGALHLAVNPAHPGPLRLPLALLRMKGLSLGEKYILFRTLLQLQLGGWRVAPDTTVFAWLQKRRQPSALIHLFWEPCALPRSIRRLAMRQWRCLPWCSGIAWPQVHMPAT from the coding sequence ATGTCCCTCAACGCTGATCACTCCCAGCCGCGTGTTGCCGTGGTAGGTGCTGGCTGGGCCGGCCTGGCCGCCGCCTTCACCCTCAAGCTTGCGGGATGGCACACCGAGGTGTTTGAACAATCGCCGGTGCTTGGCGGGCGCGCCCGCAAGGCAGTGATTGCACGCCGCGGCCTGGTGCTCGATAACGGCCAGCACCTGATGCTGGGGGCCTACCGCCACACTCTGGCACTCATGCAAGACATCGGCGTCGACAGCAACCATGCGCTGCTGCGGCTGCCGCTGCAATTGGCCACGCTGGATGGCGCCTTGCATCTGGCCGTCAATCCGGCCCATCCAGGACCACTTCGATTGCCCCTGGCGCTGCTTCGCATGAAGGGCCTGAGCCTTGGTGAGAAATACATCCTGTTCCGAACGCTATTGCAACTGCAATTGGGTGGCTGGCGTGTGGCGCCCGACACCACCGTCTTCGCCTGGCTGCAAAAACGGCGCCAGCCGAGCGCGCTGATCCACCTCTTCTGGGAGCCTTGTGCATTGCCACGCTCAATACGCCGATTGGCGATGCGTCAATGGCGCTGTTTGCCGTGGTGCTCAGGGATAGCTTGGCCGCAGGTGCACATGCCAGCGACCTGA
- a CDS encoding FAD-dependent oxidoreductase: MRPDSVTPWPGLFLAGDWTDTGYPGVLEGAVMSGLAAAQAAQASLASRTKPVTD, translated from the coding sequence ATCCGGCCTGACAGTGTAACGCCCTGGCCTGGCCTGTTTCTGGCCGGTGACTGGACCGATACCGGCTATCCTGGCGTACTCGAAGGTGCGGTTATGAGCGGGCTGGCTGCGGCGCAGGCAGCCCAGGCGTCGTTAGCCAGCAGAACCAAACCTGTAACAGATTGA
- the thrC gene encoding threonine synthase, producing MKYISTRGGMSPVSFSEILLEGLARDGGLAVPESIPSVSAKQLELWRSLSYAELATEILSLYIDDISRTDLERICKAAYNESVFSGSEIVPLKPLGKSMTLVGLSEGPTLAFKDLAMQFLGQVFEFVLAREGRKLNILGATSGDTGSAAEYAMRGKLGVSVFMLSPHGRMSAFQRAQMYSLMDENIHNISVKGVFDDCQDIVKALAGDVSFKTSYHLGAVNSINWARICAQIVYYFWAWLRSTDAAAGTGTDVSGYKVSFTVPSGNFGNILSGHFARQMGLPIHRLVLATNENNVLEEFFRTGVYRPRVSAETLATSSPSMDISKASNFERFVFDLLGRDAKRLAATWKKLEQEGAFDLSAEKLRFTEEFGFVGGSSTHADRLETIRQVQEQAGILIDPHTADGVKVAQAFVEDGIPMLVLETALPAKFGETILEATGQQAPVPDHLKSLADLPQKVVIMDNDVESIRDYIKARALL from the coding sequence ATGAAATACATTTCAACCCGTGGCGGCATGAGCCCGGTTTCATTTTCCGAAATTCTTCTCGAAGGGCTGGCACGCGACGGGGGCCTTGCGGTGCCCGAGAGCATTCCTTCGGTCAGTGCCAAGCAGCTCGAACTGTGGCGCTCGCTCTCTTATGCGGAGCTGGCCACGGAAATATTGAGCCTTTACATTGACGATATTTCGCGTACCGACCTGGAACGCATCTGCAAGGCGGCCTATAACGAATCGGTTTTCTCGGGCAGCGAGATTGTGCCGCTTAAACCGCTGGGCAAATCAATGACGCTGGTGGGCCTGTCCGAAGGTCCCACGCTGGCGTTCAAGGATCTGGCCATGCAGTTTCTGGGGCAGGTTTTTGAGTTTGTGCTGGCGCGCGAAGGTCGCAAGTTGAATATTCTGGGCGCCACCTCGGGCGATACCGGCTCTGCGGCGGAGTACGCCATGCGCGGCAAGCTGGGCGTGTCTGTTTTCATGCTGTCGCCACATGGACGCATGAGCGCCTTTCAGCGTGCCCAGATGTATTCGCTGATGGACGAAAATATTCATAATATTTCGGTCAAAGGCGTATTCGATGATTGCCAGGATATCGTCAAGGCGTTGGCCGGCGATGTCTCGTTCAAGACCAGTTACCATCTTGGTGCGGTCAATTCCATCAACTGGGCTCGTATCTGCGCGCAGATTGTATATTACTTCTGGGCGTGGCTGCGCAGCACCGATGCTGCGGCCGGCACCGGTACCGACGTGTCCGGTTACAAGGTATCGTTCACGGTGCCATCGGGCAATTTCGGCAATATTTTGTCCGGCCATTTCGCGCGCCAGATGGGGCTTCCCATTCATCGCCTGGTATTGGCAACCAACGAGAACAATGTGCTGGAAGAGTTTTTCCGTACAGGTGTTTATCGTCCCCGCGTCAGCGCCGAAACCCTTGCTACTTCCAGCCCGTCCATGGATATTTCCAAGGCGTCCAATTTCGAGCGTTTTGTATTCGACCTGTTGGGGCGCGACGCCAAACGGCTGGCTGCAACCTGGAAAAAACTGGAGCAGGAAGGGGCATTTGACCTGTCTGCAGAAAAATTGCGTTTTACCGAAGAGTTCGGTTTCGTCGGTGGCAGCAGCACGCATGCGGATCGCCTGGAAACGATCCGCCAGGTGCAAGAGCAAGCCGGCATTCTGATCGACCCGCATACGGCCGATGGTGTGAAGGTCGCCCAGGCATTCGTCGAAGACGGCATTCCAATGCTGGTTCTGGAAACCGCGTTGCCAGCCAAGTTTGGCGAGACTATTCTGGAAGCCACCGGCCAGCAGGCCCCCGTTCCTGACCATCTGAAGTCGCTGGCAGATTTGCCGCAGAAAGTGGTCATTATGGACAATGATGTGGAGTCCATACGCGATTACATCAAGGCGCGGGCATTGCTCTGA
- a CDS encoding homoserine dehydrogenase, with product MNPMKVGLLGFGVVGSGTYAVLTRNAEEISRRAGRQIVVSKVATRTPAKAVAVFGDKVPVSNDMAGLVADPEVDIVVELIGGTTLARELVLTAIENGKHVVTANKALLALHGNEIFALASKKGVMVAFEAAVAGGIPIIKAIREGLTANRIQWLAGIINGTTNFILSQMREHGLPYDTVLAQAQQLGYAEADPAGDVKGIDAAHKLTLMASLAFGIPIQFSKAYIEGITDLDQQDIVYAERLGYRIKLLGITRRRDQGIELRVHPALVPTKRLIANVEGAMNAVVVNGDAVGDTLYYGPGAGSEATASAVVADLVDVTRLHTSDPGNRVPHLAFQPSALSDTPILKMEDVRTCYYLRLSVEDRSGVLADLTRILADHQISINSMMQEQDGENRAIIIFLTHEAREGDVNTAIKTIEAMPFVHSSITRIRLEHLD from the coding sequence ATGAATCCAATGAAGGTAGGTTTATTAGGTTTTGGGGTTGTAGGCAGTGGCACCTACGCGGTGTTGACGCGCAATGCAGAGGAAATATCACGGCGCGCCGGACGCCAGATCGTGGTGTCCAAAGTGGCTACGCGTACGCCGGCCAAAGCGGTGGCCGTGTTCGGTGACAAAGTGCCGGTCAGCAATGATATGGCTGGTCTGGTGGCCGATCCCGAGGTGGATATTGTCGTGGAACTGATCGGCGGCACCACGCTGGCCCGTGAGCTGGTGCTCACCGCGATTGAAAACGGCAAGCATGTGGTCACGGCCAATAAAGCCTTGCTCGCCCTGCACGGCAACGAAATATTTGCCCTGGCCAGCAAGAAAGGCGTCATGGTGGCATTCGAGGCCGCGGTGGCTGGCGGCATCCCGATTATCAAGGCGATTCGCGAGGGCCTGACCGCCAACCGTATCCAGTGGCTTGCCGGTATTATCAACGGCACCACCAATTTCATTCTGTCGCAAATGCGCGAGCACGGCTTGCCTTACGACACCGTGCTGGCACAGGCTCAGCAACTGGGTTATGCCGAAGCCGATCCTGCGGGCGATGTCAAGGGTATCGACGCGGCGCATAAACTGACCTTGATGGCATCCCTGGCATTTGGTATTCCCATTCAGTTCAGCAAGGCGTATATCGAAGGTATTACCGACCTGGACCAGCAGGATATTGTCTATGCGGAACGGCTGGGCTATCGCATCAAGCTGCTGGGCATTACGCGACGTCGCGACCAGGGTATCGAGCTGCGGGTGCATCCGGCCCTGGTGCCGACCAAACGGTTGATTGCCAATGTAGAAGGCGCCATGAACGCGGTAGTTGTCAATGGCGATGCAGTGGGCGATACGCTGTATTATGGTCCCGGCGCAGGGTCCGAAGCCACGGCCTCGGCGGTGGTGGCCGATCTGGTCGATGTGACCCGCCTGCATACGTCCGATCCTGGCAATCGCGTTCCCCATCTGGCCTTCCAGCCGAGCGCACTGTCAGACACGCCGATCCTGAAGATGGAAGACGTGCGCACTTGTTATTATCTGCGCCTGTCTGTGGAAGACCGTTCCGGCGTGCTTGCCGATCTGACCCGGATCCTGGCGGACCATCAGATTTCCATCAATTCTATGATGCAGGAACAGGATGGAGAAAACCGCGCCATTATTATTTTCCTGACACACGAGGCCCGCGAAGGCGATGTCAATACGGCGATCAAAACCATTGAAGCTATGCCTTTCGTGCATTCGTCCATTACGCGCATCCGCCTGGAACATCTGGATTGA
- a CDS encoding Mth938-like domain-containing protein, which produces MELKREQPTALNTVTRYGDHFIEVNEVKYTHAIAFRPEGAVRPWNVTAVSDITTDQLILAADIRKVEGSAIDFLDDAPTTKFENTPEILLVGTGTHQHFLPAAVTAPLLAARVGIEAMDSKAAARTYNVLMAEGRNVAVALMLSEGE; this is translated from the coding sequence GTGGAACTGAAAAGAGAACAGCCAACCGCATTAAATACGGTCACCCGCTATGGGGACCACTTCATCGAAGTCAATGAAGTCAAATATACCCATGCCATTGCGTTTCGCCCTGAAGGTGCTGTCCGCCCGTGGAACGTGACCGCTGTCAGCGACATTACAACAGATCAGCTGATTCTGGCTGCAGACATCCGAAAGGTTGAAGGCAGCGCCATCGATTTTCTTGACGACGCCCCCACCACTAAATTTGAGAACACACCTGAAATACTGCTTGTGGGAACCGGCACACACCAGCACTTTCTGCCCGCAGCAGTGACCGCGCCGCTGCTTGCGGCACGCGTGGGCATTGAAGCCATGGATTCAAAGGCCGCGGCACGCACCTATAATGTACTGATGGCAGAAGGCCGCAATGTTGCTGTGGCGCTCATGCTCAGCGAAGGAGAATAA
- a CDS encoding PhoH family protein, translated as MQQTTPRMPQIRHRPALLCLPIRSSRHRPGRLPSKRSNKRTAAREQADTKGRRTTTARRADAGTGTAPAGGKSGSTRGAPVRAVNTAGNNGLSKLFVLDTNVLLHDPTSIFRFEEHDIFLPMMTLEELDHHKKGMTEVARNARQVSRSLDALVAETEDILTGMPLDALGNKDATGRLLFQTQNMEGRLPVDLPNGKADNMILGVVQTLHREQPQRQIILVSKDINMRLKARALGLEAEDYLNDHSLEDSDLLYDGAMLLPNNFWAKHGKDVESWIQGGTTFYKIKGPLCADFVVNQFVYLEGDSPLYAQVREVNGKTAVLATLRDYTHKKNNVWGVTARNREQNFALNLLMNPDIDFVSLLGQAGTGKTLLALACGLTQVLETKRYTEIIMTRVTVPVGEDIGFLPGTEEEKMQPWMGALEDNLEFLNTGTKNDGSSGEWDRSASKEVVKSHIKIKSLNFMRGRTFLNKYLIIDEAQNLTPKQMKTLITRAGPGTKIICLGNIAQIDTPYLTEGSSGLTYVVDRFKGWPHSGHITLQKGERSRLADYAGDAL; from the coding sequence ATGCAACAGACTACGCCCAGGATGCCGCAAATACGGCACCGGCCGGCGTTGCTGTGCCTGCCGATACGATCGAGCCGGCACAGACCCGGGAGGCTGCCAAGCAAGCGCAGCAACAAGCGCACCGCAGCGCGCGAACAGGCCGATACCAAAGGCCGTCGCACCACCACGGCGCGTCGCGCCGACGCAGGTACCGGTACCGCACCGGCCGGCGGCAAATCGGGCAGCACACGCGGTGCGCCGGTCCGGGCGGTAAACACGGCCGGCAACAACGGCTTGTCCAAGCTCTTTGTTCTGGACACCAATGTACTGCTGCATGACCCCACATCGATCTTCCGCTTTGAAGAGCATGATATTTTCCTGCCCATGATGACGCTGGAAGAACTGGACCATCATAAGAAAGGCATGACCGAAGTGGCGCGCAACGCACGCCAGGTCAGCCGCTCGCTGGACGCGCTGGTAGCCGAGACTGAAGATATCCTTACGGGCATGCCGCTGGATGCACTGGGCAACAAGGATGCCACCGGCCGCCTGCTGTTTCAGACGCAGAATATGGAAGGCCGGCTGCCGGTAGACCTGCCCAACGGCAAGGCCGACAATATGATTCTTGGCGTGGTGCAAACCCTGCATCGCGAACAGCCACAACGCCAGATCATACTGGTCTCCAAAGACATCAATATGCGCCTGAAGGCGCGGGCGCTGGGTCTGGAGGCCGAAGACTACCTGAACGATCATTCGCTGGAAGACTCCGACCTGCTTTATGACGGGGCCATGCTGCTGCCGAACAATTTCTGGGCCAAACACGGCAAGGATGTCGAATCCTGGATACAGGGCGGCACCACCTTCTACAAGATCAAGGGGCCACTGTGTGCCGACTTCGTGGTCAACCAGTTCGTCTATCTTGAAGGCGACTCGCCGCTGTACGCCCAGGTGCGTGAGGTCAACGGGAAAACAGCCGTGCTGGCCACCTTGCGCGACTATACCCACAAGAAAAACAATGTCTGGGGCGTCACGGCACGCAACCGCGAACAGAATTTCGCACTCAACTTGCTCATGAATCCGGATATTGACTTTGTCTCCCTACTGGGCCAGGCCGGCACCGGCAAGACCCTGCTGGCGCTTGCCTGCGGGCTGACTCAGGTGCTGGAAACCAAGCGCTACACTGAAATCATCATGACCCGGGTAACCGTGCCGGTGGGTGAAGACATCGGGTTTCTGCCAGGCACCGAAGAAGAAAAAATGCAGCCCTGGATGGGTGCGCTCGAGGACAACCTGGAGTTTCTCAATACCGGCACCAAGAATGATGGCTCATCCGGTGAATGGGATCGCAGCGCCAGCAAGGAGGTGGTCAAATCGCATATCAAGATCAAGTCGCTCAACTTCATGCGCGGGCGCACTTTCCTGAACAAATATCTGATTATCGATGAAGCGCAGAACCTGACGCCCAAGCAGATGAAAACGCTGATTACGCGGGCCGGCCCGGGCACCAAGATTATTTGCCTTGGCAATATCGCGCAGATTGATACTCCCTACCTGACCGAAGGCAGTTCAGGCCTGACCTATGTCGTCGACCGCTTCAAAGGCTGGCCACATTCCGGGCATATTACGCTGCAAAAAGGCGAACGTTCGCGCCTGGCCGATTATGCCGGAGACGCGCTGTAA
- a CDS encoding bile acid:sodium symporter family protein, translated as MSQSLLRFLKIDRFTLLLIVAVVIASVLPAHGRGMPVAELVTNLAIALLFFLHGSRLSRQAIIAGATHWRLHLVIFSCTFILFPLLGVVLRPVLEPMLTPDLYKGVIYLCVLPATVQSAIAFTSIARGNIPAAVCSASSSSILGIFITPMLVNLLIADSNATADSHQALEAIWQITLQLLVPFALGHFSRPWTSGFIGRHGSLMKFVDQGSILLVVYVAFSEAVNEGLWQKTPIGALIAVVIASVLLLAIVLVLTSLIGRLMGFSLEDRITLVFCGSKKSLASGLPMAQVLFAGQAVGAIILPLMIFHQIQLMVCAVIAAKLGKRPEEIPVDQDDETLLKKPV; from the coding sequence ATGTCCCAGTCCCTGCTTCGTTTCCTGAAAATCGACCGTTTCACCCTATTGTTGATCGTCGCGGTTGTTATTGCATCTGTATTACCTGCGCATGGCCGTGGCATGCCTGTCGCTGAGCTGGTCACCAATCTGGCCATTGCACTGCTATTTTTCCTGCATGGCTCGCGCCTGTCGCGCCAGGCGATCATTGCCGGCGCCACCCACTGGCGGCTGCATCTGGTGATATTTTCCTGCACGTTCATTCTGTTTCCGCTGTTAGGTGTCGTTCTGCGGCCAGTACTGGAACCCATGCTGACACCGGATCTGTACAAGGGTGTTATCTATCTGTGCGTGCTGCCGGCCACCGTACAGTCGGCTATCGCGTTCACCTCCATCGCCCGCGGCAATATTCCGGCCGCCGTATGCAGCGCCTCCTCCTCCAGCATATTGGGCATTTTCATCACGCCCATGCTGGTCAATTTGCTGATTGCCGATAGCAACGCTACAGCAGACTCACACCAGGCACTGGAAGCCATTTGGCAGATTACCCTGCAACTGCTGGTGCCTTTTGCACTGGGTCACTTCAGTCGTCCCTGGACCTCGGGGTTTATCGGCCGGCATGGTTCGCTCATGAAGTTTGTAGATCAGGGTTCCATTCTGCTGGTAGTGTATGTTGCCTTTTCCGAGGCGGTCAATGAAGGCCTCTGGCAGAAAACGCCAATAGGTGCGCTAATTGCGGTTGTGATTGCCAGTGTTCTGTTGCTGGCCATTGTGCTGGTTCTGACGTCACTGATCGGTCGCCTGATGGGCTTTTCACTGGAAGACCGTATCACACTTGTATTTTGCGGATCGAAAAAGAGTCTGGCCAGCGGCCTGCCCATGGCGCAGGTGTTGTTTGCCGGTCAGGCGGTAGGCGCCATTATTTTGCCGCTCATGATCTTTCATCAGATCCAGCTGATGGTATGCGCTGTCATCGCCGCCAAACTGGGCAAGCGACCAGAAGAGATTCCGGTTGACCAGGACGACGAGACCTTGCTCAAAAAACCGGTATAA
- the dnaB gene encoding replicative DNA helicase — MNAPDPQLDSLRLPPHSVEAEQSVLGGLLIDNAQLENISGLLNEDDFYRHDHRLLFQHICKLINLDRPADVITVHESLVLESKSDEIGGLAYLDALTRNTPSAANIIRYAEIVRERAILRKLVTFADEIASEALNPRGKEARQLLDEAETRILQVSEGSSSGSEFKEVGDLLVDVLKRIEELGDGNHGDVSGIPTGFVDLDRKTTGLHPGQLIIVAGRPAMGKTSFSMNIAEHVAIDEGLPVAVFSMEMEATQLAARMIGSIGKLDQQRMRTGRLLDEDWPKLTHAMQLLQEAQIYIDESPALSPLVLRSRARRLKRKCGKLGLIVVDYLQLMSGNALSKNDNRTAEISEISRSLKTLAKEMECPVIALSQLNRGLEQRTNKRPIMSDLRESGAIEQDADLILFIYRDEVYHPDSQDKGSAEVIIGKQRAGPIGTVRLTFAGEFTKFMNYAGPGDSFIAE, encoded by the coding sequence ATGAATGCTCCTGATCCTCAACTGGATTCCCTGCGCCTGCCACCTCATTCGGTTGAGGCGGAACAATCCGTGCTTGGCGGATTGCTCATAGACAATGCGCAACTGGAAAATATCAGCGGTCTGCTCAATGAGGATGATTTCTATCGTCATGACCATCGCCTGTTATTTCAGCATATCTGTAAATTGATCAATCTGGACCGTCCGGCCGACGTCATCACCGTGCACGAATCGCTGGTGCTCGAGAGCAAGTCGGACGAAATCGGCGGACTGGCTTATCTGGATGCGCTGACGCGCAACACGCCCTCAGCAGCGAACATTATTCGCTATGCTGAAATTGTTCGTGAGCGGGCGATCCTGCGCAAGCTGGTGACGTTTGCCGATGAAATTGCATCCGAGGCGCTCAACCCCAGGGGAAAAGAAGCGCGTCAGCTGCTTGATGAGGCTGAAACGCGTATCTTGCAAGTGTCCGAGGGCTCGTCTTCGGGTAGCGAATTCAAGGAAGTGGGCGATTTGCTGGTCGACGTTCTGAAGCGGATCGAAGAGCTGGGTGATGGCAATCACGGTGATGTCTCCGGCATTCCTACCGGTTTTGTCGACCTTGACCGCAAGACGACGGGTTTGCATCCGGGTCAGCTGATCATCGTGGCCGGTCGGCCGGCCATGGGTAAAACGTCGTTTTCCATGAATATTGCTGAACACGTCGCAATTGACGAAGGCTTGCCTGTCGCGGTATTTTCCATGGAGATGGAGGCCACGCAGCTGGCAGCCCGGATGATTGGCTCTATCGGCAAGCTGGATCAGCAGCGCATGCGTACCGGCAGGCTGCTGGATGAGGACTGGCCCAAGCTGACTCACGCCATGCAATTGTTGCAGGAAGCGCAGATCTATATTGATGAAAGCCCGGCGCTAAGCCCGCTGGTACTGCGCTCACGTGCGCGCCGGCTAAAGCGCAAGTGCGGCAAGCTGGGCCTGATCGTGGTCGATTACTTGCAGCTCATGTCGGGCAACGCCCTGTCCAAAAATGATAACCGGACTGCCGAAATTTCTGAAATCAGCCGTTCACTCAAAACCCTGGCCAAGGAGATGGAGTGTCCCGTTATCGCATTGTCGCAGTTGAACCGGGGCCTCGAGCAACGCACCAACAAGCGGCCCATCATGAGTGACTTGCGTGAATCGGGCGCGATTGAGCAGGACGCCGACCTGATTCTGTTTATTTATCGTGATGAAGTGTATCACCCGGACAGCCAGGATAAAGGCTCTGCCGAAGTCATTATCGGCAAGCAGCGTGCGGGCCCCATTGGTACGGTTCGGCTGACATTTGCCGGCGAATTTACCAAGTTTATGAATTACGCCGGCCCGGGCGACAGTTTTATCGCAGAATAA